In Luteolibacter sp. Y139, a genomic segment contains:
- a CDS encoding POTRA domain-containing protein, with protein MHASARLLLLVIVSLFGLEGCATSPVRAEDIEGVRISKVTLRDVRPGLVSEERLWAQIKTRAGLRYESDKVDEDIKSLYESGLVNDVRVLAEPRRGGLEVIFEVQTRGMIGPGSGFAGNTVFSDQRLAKETGLRANEKIGRSELLTAARRVEAYYHAHGYPETRVSLRSDSDDWIFIIEEGPGPGR; from the coding sequence GTGCATGCTTCTGCTCGGCTCTTGCTTCTGGTGATCGTCAGCTTGTTTGGCTTGGAAGGATGCGCGACGTCGCCGGTGCGCGCGGAAGACATCGAAGGCGTCCGGATTTCGAAGGTGACCCTTCGCGACGTGAGACCCGGTTTGGTCAGCGAGGAACGGCTGTGGGCGCAGATCAAAACGAGGGCGGGCTTGCGCTACGAAAGCGACAAGGTCGACGAGGACATCAAGTCACTTTACGAAAGCGGGCTGGTCAATGATGTGCGGGTACTTGCGGAGCCGAGGAGGGGAGGGCTGGAAGTGATCTTCGAGGTCCAAACGCGCGGAATGATCGGTCCGGGCTCCGGGTTTGCCGGTAACACGGTTTTTTCGGACCAGCGTCTCGCGAAGGAGACCGGCTTGCGAGCGAATGAAAAGATTGGCCGTTCGGAGCTTCTCACTGCAGCGAGGAGAGTCGAAGCTTACTATCACGCCCACGGTTATCCGGAGACGAGGGTAAGCCTCAGGTCCGATTCTGACGACTGGATCTTCATCATCGAGGAGGGTCCGGGACCAGGCCGGTGA
- a CDS encoding RNA polymerase sigma factor has translation MTSRPSDNFFATTRWTMVMTAGQSGGAALGELCESYWFPVYAYVRRRGHMKEDAEDLTQGFFASLLARGDIAGLRRENGKFRAFLLAAMKHYLANDHDKHQRLKRGGGAPHLSLDWQQADLRFRVADENSLPPDAAYDREWATALLERVLETMAAESDERFVHLKSYLSLEREQIPYSTAAAALGLEEGAVRVAVHRLRKRYRQLLRQEIARTLAEPELVDEELRSLMEAFG, from the coding sequence ATGACCTCCAGGCCTTCCGACAATTTTTTCGCGACGACTCGCTGGACAATGGTGATGACCGCCGGCCAATCGGGAGGCGCGGCGCTTGGCGAGCTGTGCGAGTCGTATTGGTTTCCGGTGTATGCCTATGTTCGCCGCCGTGGTCATATGAAAGAGGATGCGGAGGATCTCACGCAGGGGTTCTTTGCGAGCCTGCTCGCACGGGGTGACATTGCCGGGCTGCGGCGGGAGAACGGGAAATTCCGGGCCTTCCTGCTGGCGGCGATGAAGCACTATCTCGCCAACGATCATGACAAGCACCAGCGGCTCAAGCGGGGCGGCGGCGCGCCGCATCTTTCGCTCGATTGGCAGCAGGCCGATCTCCGCTTCCGGGTTGCCGACGAGAACTCGTTGCCGCCCGATGCTGCGTATGACCGCGAGTGGGCGACGGCTTTGTTAGAGAGGGTGCTGGAAACGATGGCCGCCGAGTCGGATGAGCGGTTTGTTCACTTGAAGTCCTATCTTTCGCTGGAGCGTGAACAGATTCCCTACTCCACGGCGGCCGCCGCGCTGGGGCTTGAGGAAGGAGCGGTGCGGGTGGCCGTGCACCGGCTGCGCAAGCGTTACCGGCAGTTGCTCCGCCAGGAGATTGCACGGACCTTGGCAGAGCCGGAACTGGTGGACGAGGAGCTGCGCTCGCTGATGGAGGCTTTCGGGTGA
- the fbaA gene encoding class II fructose-bisphosphate aldolase: MPVATPAQYRAMLDAAQKGGYAYPAINVTSLPTINGALRAFAEAKSDGIIQVSTGGGEFASGTSVKDAAFGAIVLAEAVHRLAEKYDVLIALHTDHCHPAKVEGFLKPLLQASRERIAAGKGPLFQSHMFDGSVVPLDENLKISKELLKECAELDIILEVEAGCVGGEEDGHDTSGLPHDKLYTTPEDMVEVYEALNPIGRFLFAATFGNVHGSYKPGAVKLKPSILRDGQKAVTDKYGAEAEMDLVFHGGSGTSESDLRETLDYGVVKMNIDTDTQYAFTRPIVTHVCQNIEGVLKIDQEVGDKKAYDPRSYLKKAELGLCERMKEACDDLLSSGKTIFGTV; the protein is encoded by the coding sequence ATGCCCGTAGCCACTCCTGCTCAATACCGCGCGATGCTCGATGCCGCCCAGAAGGGTGGATACGCCTACCCGGCCATCAACGTCACCTCGCTGCCCACCATCAACGGTGCCCTCCGCGCCTTCGCCGAGGCCAAGTCCGACGGCATCATCCAGGTTTCCACCGGCGGCGGCGAGTTCGCCTCCGGCACCTCCGTGAAGGACGCCGCCTTCGGTGCCATCGTGCTCGCTGAAGCCGTCCATCGCCTCGCGGAGAAGTATGACGTCCTCATCGCTCTCCACACCGACCACTGCCACCCGGCCAAGGTCGAAGGCTTCCTCAAGCCCCTCCTCCAGGCCTCCCGCGAGCGCATCGCCGCCGGCAAGGGCCCGCTCTTCCAGAGCCACATGTTCGACGGCTCCGTCGTCCCGCTGGACGAAAACCTCAAGATCTCCAAGGAGCTCCTCAAGGAGTGCGCCGAGCTCGATATCATCCTCGAAGTCGAAGCTGGCTGCGTCGGTGGTGAAGAAGACGGCCACGACACCTCCGGCCTCCCTCACGACAAGCTCTACACCACCCCTGAGGACATGGTGGAAGTTTACGAAGCGCTCAACCCGATCGGCCGCTTCCTCTTCGCCGCCACCTTCGGCAACGTCCACGGCTCCTACAAGCCGGGCGCAGTGAAGCTGAAGCCCTCCATCCTCCGCGATGGCCAGAAGGCCGTGACTGACAAGTATGGCGCGGAAGCCGAGATGGACCTCGTCTTCCACGGTGGCTCCGGCACCTCCGAGAGCGACCTCCGCGAGACCCTCGACTACGGCGTCGTGAAGATGAACATCGACACCGACACCCAGTACGCCTTCACCCGCCCGATCGTCACGCACGTCTGCCAGAACATCGAAGGCGTGCTGAAGATCGATCAGGAAGTCGGCGACAAGAAAGCCTACGACCCGCGCTCCTACCTCAAGAAGGCCGAACTCGGCCTCTGCGAGCGCATGAAAGAAGCCTGCGACGATCTGCTTTCCTCCGGAAAGACGATCTTCGGCACCGTCTGA
- a CDS encoding ATP-binding protein, with product MTPSVSDYEKLGAFYLGREYDLETKSPDGGLILYDSKDLVTHGVVLGMTGSGKTGLCLALLEEAAMDNIPAIVIDPKGDISNLLLMFPNLAAEDFRPWINEDDAAKKGVSPDEFAAKTAEMWKNGLADWGQSPDRIKQLKERVDINIFTPGSKAGIPVSILSSLETPPDEIMEDGELLGERVESTVSSLLSLVGVEADPIQSPQAILLSNIFQHEWAAGKDVTLEGLVGQIQKPPIEKIGVIALDTFLPPKDRQTLALKFNNLLASPGFATWLEGPPLDIAKMLHTPDGKRPRISIFSISHLGDAERMFFVSLLLNQTLGWMRTQSGTTSLRALLYMDEIYGYLPPSANPPSKKPMMTLLKQARAFGLGCLLATQNPVDLDYKALSNIGTWFLGRLQTERDKMRVLDGLEGAAGAQNAKFDRGEMEKLLSALGNRIFLMNNVHEDHPVLFHVRWVMSYLTGPLTRTSIKALMDPKRKDFGSTKDAVAAEAANPMAMPGMSPPPAKASARPVVEAGVVEMFAPPAGDASDIIYKPHLLRMATVHFSSAKTGAEGNRPYRLVNAILPDSIDYDHTLPPPTKDQKLGSNPVDGAGFEALPAFATIAANYKKAEKDFAGWLALNAHAEIFSCPSLKEYSQIGESEADFRIRLTQKARETRDAAKDKLRDAADKKLATLRGKLQTAEGGMSRQKAESQGAFVQVGKAIFGGLLGNLIGRKKSLGSIISSSITSGTSAYKQHQDVSIAEDKVAGVQQQIDEINKELEADIAQLSQSFDPSALVFETETLKPAKTNIKVDSVSLLWIP from the coding sequence ATGACCCCGTCCGTTTCCGACTACGAAAAGCTGGGAGCCTTTTACCTCGGCCGCGAGTACGACCTCGAAACCAAGTCCCCTGACGGCGGACTGATACTCTATGATTCGAAGGACCTCGTCACCCACGGCGTCGTCCTCGGCATGACCGGCTCGGGAAAGACCGGCCTCTGCCTCGCCCTGCTCGAGGAAGCGGCGATGGACAATATACCCGCCATCGTCATCGACCCCAAGGGCGACATCTCGAACCTGCTGCTGATGTTCCCGAACCTCGCGGCGGAGGATTTTCGTCCGTGGATCAATGAGGACGATGCCGCAAAGAAAGGCGTCTCGCCGGACGAGTTCGCCGCGAAGACTGCGGAGATGTGGAAGAACGGTCTCGCCGACTGGGGTCAATCGCCGGATCGCATCAAGCAGCTGAAGGAGAGAGTGGACATCAATATCTTCACGCCCGGCTCGAAGGCCGGCATTCCCGTTTCCATCCTCAGCTCGCTGGAAACGCCTCCCGACGAAATCATGGAGGATGGCGAACTGTTAGGCGAGCGCGTCGAAAGCACCGTCTCCTCGCTCCTCTCACTCGTCGGCGTCGAGGCCGATCCCATCCAAAGTCCACAGGCGATCCTGCTCTCGAATATCTTCCAGCACGAGTGGGCCGCGGGAAAAGACGTCACGCTGGAAGGACTGGTTGGCCAGATCCAAAAACCACCCATCGAGAAGATCGGCGTGATTGCCCTCGACACCTTCCTTCCTCCAAAGGACCGCCAAACGCTCGCGCTCAAGTTCAACAACCTCCTCGCATCCCCCGGCTTCGCGACTTGGCTGGAAGGCCCGCCGCTCGACATCGCAAAGATGCTACACACGCCGGACGGCAAAAGACCGCGCATTTCCATCTTCTCCATCTCCCACCTCGGCGATGCCGAACGGATGTTCTTCGTCAGCCTGCTCCTGAATCAGACGCTCGGCTGGATGCGCACGCAAAGCGGCACCACCTCGCTGCGCGCCCTGCTCTACATGGACGAGATCTACGGCTACCTGCCACCGAGCGCGAATCCGCCGAGCAAGAAGCCGATGATGACGCTTCTCAAGCAAGCCCGCGCCTTCGGCCTCGGCTGCCTGCTCGCTACGCAAAACCCGGTCGATCTCGACTACAAGGCCCTCTCGAACATCGGCACCTGGTTCCTCGGCCGCCTGCAAACCGAGCGTGACAAGATGCGTGTCCTCGATGGCCTCGAAGGAGCGGCCGGCGCACAGAACGCGAAGTTCGACCGCGGCGAAATGGAGAAGCTGCTCTCCGCCCTCGGCAACCGCATCTTCCTCATGAACAATGTCCACGAGGACCATCCCGTGCTCTTCCACGTGCGCTGGGTCATGAGCTACCTCACCGGCCCGCTGACCCGCACCAGCATCAAGGCCCTGATGGACCCGAAGCGCAAGGACTTCGGAAGTACGAAGGATGCCGTAGCAGCCGAAGCGGCGAATCCGATGGCCATGCCCGGCATGTCCCCACCACCGGCGAAAGCGTCCGCCCGGCCCGTGGTCGAGGCAGGCGTCGTCGAGATGTTCGCGCCACCGGCGGGCGATGCCTCGGACATCATTTACAAGCCCCACCTGCTACGCATGGCCACGGTGCATTTCTCGTCCGCCAAGACCGGTGCCGAGGGCAATCGTCCGTACCGCCTGGTGAACGCGATTCTCCCGGACTCGATCGACTACGACCACACCCTGCCTCCTCCCACCAAAGATCAGAAGCTTGGCTCCAATCCAGTCGATGGCGCCGGCTTCGAAGCTCTTCCCGCATTCGCGACGATCGCCGCAAACTACAAGAAAGCGGAAAAGGACTTCGCCGGATGGCTCGCTCTCAATGCCCATGCCGAGATCTTTTCCTGCCCGTCGTTGAAGGAATACTCGCAGATCGGGGAATCCGAGGCGGATTTCCGCATCCGGCTCACCCAGAAAGCTCGCGAGACGCGCGATGCAGCCAAGGACAAGCTACGGGACGCGGCGGATAAGAAGCTCGCAACCCTCCGGGGAAAACTTCAAACGGCAGAAGGTGGCATGAGCCGGCAGAAAGCCGAATCACAGGGAGCCTTCGTCCAAGTGGGAAAAGCGATTTTCGGCGGCCTGCTGGGAAATCTCATCGGCCGGAAAAAGAGCCTCGGATCCATCATCAGCTCCAGCATCACCTCAGGCACGAGTGCCTACAAGCAACATCAGGACGTCTCCATCGCGGAAGACAAGGTGGCTGGCGTCCAGCAGCAGATCGACGAAATCAACAAGGAGCTTGAAGCCGACATTGCCCAGCTTTCGCAGTCCTTCGATCCCTCCGCCCTCGTGTTCGAAACGGAGACGCTTAAGCCAGCCAAAACCAACATCAAGGTCGACTCCGTGTCCCTGCTCTGGATCCCCTAG
- a CDS encoding S46 family peptidase, producing the protein MRPFLLLPGLLLAMLPAARADEGMWLFTKPPVRQVKEKYGFEITPAWLEHLQKSSVRFGSGGSGSFVSANGLILTNHHVGSGMIEKLSTKDRDLLKHGFYAATAGEELKCPDLELNVLMSIEDVTERVNAAVKDGQSPDEAATARRAVIAGIEKESFDATGFRSDVVTLFQGGAYHLYRYHRYTDVRLVFAPDAKAAAFGGDPDNFEFPRFCLDCCFFRAYENDAPAKTPHFLKWKTEGAKEGELVFTSGHPGRTNRSVTLAQLEALRDDGFPYRLEQIFRAETLLRAWADRDLENARRSKGSIVGTQNGRKAIMARLDGLLDPALMARKAASETKLREAAPAAFARIEAAEKDANAYQTRLRLLETGDAFGKGGLFSTARTLLRAADEASKPEGERLKEYREPARASLELDLFSTEPIYKNLETLRLANSLTFLCAKLGAADPTVQGILAGKSPDTRAAELIQGTTLEDIAVRRKLYEGGRDAIAASNDPLIQLAKLIDAESRKLRQRGEATEEVISQAHREIATARFARDGDSAYPDATFSLRLSYGVVKGYTDGKETVPAQTTFWGMHERSEAQGAIPPFDLSEEWKAEASKLDPLTPMNFISTNDITGGNSGSPVVNRDGDLVGLIFDSNAPGLVSDFFYSDEKGRAVSVHPAAIQAAMEKVYHADRVLKELTH; encoded by the coding sequence ATGCGCCCGTTCCTTCTCCTCCCCGGTCTTCTCCTTGCAATGCTCCCCGCAGCCCGCGCGGACGAGGGCATGTGGCTCTTCACCAAGCCCCCGGTCCGGCAGGTAAAGGAGAAGTATGGCTTCGAGATCACCCCGGCATGGCTGGAGCACTTGCAGAAGTCCTCCGTCCGCTTCGGCAGTGGCGGCTCGGGCTCCTTCGTTTCGGCGAATGGCCTGATCCTCACGAATCACCACGTCGGCTCGGGCATGATCGAAAAGCTCAGCACCAAGGACCGCGATCTCCTCAAGCACGGCTTCTACGCGGCCACCGCAGGCGAAGAACTGAAATGCCCGGACCTCGAGCTGAACGTCCTCATGAGCATCGAGGACGTGACCGAGCGCGTGAATGCCGCGGTGAAGGACGGCCAATCACCGGATGAAGCGGCTACCGCACGTCGCGCGGTCATCGCCGGGATCGAAAAGGAATCTTTCGACGCCACCGGATTCCGCAGCGACGTGGTCACTCTCTTCCAAGGCGGCGCGTATCACCTCTACCGCTACCATCGCTACACGGACGTCCGGCTGGTCTTCGCGCCCGACGCAAAGGCCGCAGCCTTCGGCGGCGACCCGGACAACTTCGAGTTCCCCCGCTTCTGCCTCGATTGCTGCTTCTTCCGCGCCTACGAGAACGATGCCCCGGCCAAGACGCCGCATTTCCTGAAGTGGAAGACCGAGGGCGCGAAGGAAGGCGAACTCGTCTTCACCTCCGGCCACCCCGGCCGCACCAATCGCTCGGTCACCCTGGCCCAGCTCGAAGCATTGCGCGACGATGGCTTCCCCTATCGCCTCGAGCAGATCTTCCGCGCCGAAACGTTGCTCAGGGCTTGGGCAGATCGCGATCTCGAGAATGCCCGACGCTCGAAGGGCTCCATCGTCGGCACCCAGAACGGCCGCAAGGCCATCATGGCCCGCCTTGATGGCCTGCTCGATCCCGCACTGATGGCTCGCAAGGCCGCGAGCGAAACCAAACTGCGTGAGGCCGCCCCAGCCGCCTTCGCCCGGATCGAAGCCGCCGAAAAGGACGCAAACGCATACCAGACCCGGCTGCGCCTGCTAGAAACGGGCGACGCCTTTGGCAAGGGAGGGCTCTTCAGCACGGCGCGCACGCTCTTGCGAGCCGCAGACGAAGCATCCAAACCCGAAGGCGAACGCTTGAAGGAATACCGGGAACCCGCGCGCGCCTCGCTGGAGCTGGATCTGTTTTCGACCGAGCCGATCTATAAGAATCTCGAGACGCTCCGGCTGGCGAACTCGCTGACCTTCCTCTGCGCCAAGCTCGGTGCCGCCGATCCGACCGTGCAAGGCATCCTCGCCGGCAAATCCCCCGACACCCGCGCCGCGGAGCTGATCCAGGGAACCACCCTCGAAGACATCGCCGTGCGCCGGAAGCTGTATGAAGGCGGCCGCGACGCCATCGCCGCCAGCAACGACCCGCTGATCCAGCTCGCCAAGCTGATCGACGCCGAATCCCGCAAGCTCCGCCAGCGCGGGGAAGCGACCGAGGAAGTGATCTCCCAGGCCCACCGCGAAATCGCCACCGCCCGCTTCGCCCGTGACGGCGATTCCGCCTATCCTGACGCGACCTTTTCCCTCCGCCTCTCCTACGGCGTGGTGAAAGGCTACACCGACGGCAAGGAAACGGTTCCCGCGCAGACCACCTTCTGGGGCATGCATGAGCGCAGCGAAGCCCAGGGCGCCATCCCACCCTTCGATCTCTCCGAAGAATGGAAGGCCGAGGCCTCCAAACTCGATCCGCTGACGCCGATGAATTTCATCAGCACCAATGACATCACCGGCGGCAATTCCGGCAGCCCGGTGGTGAACCGCGATGGCGACCTCGTCGGCCTCATCTTCGACAGCAATGCCCCCGGCCTCGTCTCGGACTTCTTCTACTCGGACGAAAAAGGCCGCGCCGTCTCCGTCCACCCGGCGGCGATCCAAGCGGCCATGGAAAAGGTCTACCATGCCGACCGCGTGCTGAAGGAACTCACGCACTGA
- a CDS encoding tRNA (cytidine(34)-2'-O)-methyltransferase — protein sequence MFHIVLVAPEIPHNAGAAGRLALATGARLHLVKPLGFSLEDKHVRRTGLDYWQDVDLKVWENFEDLKQEADPAAKFWFLSTKATRAHWDVPFTDGDYLVFGCETKGLPEAMVYGAGEQAIRIPMAPGGTRSLNLSTAIAITLYEAVRQDRTW from the coding sequence ATGTTTCACATTGTCCTCGTCGCGCCCGAGATCCCGCACAATGCCGGTGCCGCCGGCCGCCTCGCCCTCGCCACCGGCGCGCGACTCCACCTCGTGAAGCCGCTCGGCTTCTCGCTCGAAGACAAGCACGTCCGCCGCACCGGGCTGGACTACTGGCAGGACGTGGACCTGAAGGTCTGGGAAAACTTCGAGGACCTGAAACAAGAGGCCGACCCCGCCGCCAAATTCTGGTTCCTCAGCACCAAGGCCACCCGCGCCCACTGGGACGTCCCCTTCACGGACGGGGACTACCTCGTCTTCGGCTGCGAGACCAAGGGGCTCCCGGAAGCCATGGTCTACGGCGCCGGCGAGCAGGCCATCCGCATCCCCATGGCCCCCGGCGGCACCCGCAGCCTCAATCTCTCCACCGCCATCGCCATCACCCTCTACGAGGCGGTGCGGCAGGACCGGACTTGGTAA
- a CDS encoding energy transducer TonB — translation MKSTRLLFLPAALLLAAGCAAPEPPVDPNKKNFFVDVEFTVDRDGRTKDAKIIATDAPKQLQQTALADVSRYRSEPSVDVSRGRRRIEYNID, via the coding sequence ATGAAATCCACCCGTCTCCTTTTCCTCCCCGCCGCCCTCCTGCTCGCCGCCGGCTGCGCCGCTCCCGAACCCCCGGTCGACCCGAACAAGAAGAACTTCTTCGTGGACGTCGAATTCACCGTAGATCGCGACGGCCGGACCAAGGACGCCAAGATCATTGCCACCGACGCCCCCAAGCAACTCCAGCAGACCGCCCTGGCCGACGTGAGCCGCTACCGCTCCGAACCCTCCGTGGACGTCAGCCGGGGCCGCCGCCGGATCGAATACAACATCGACTGA